The window TTACAATGAAAACCGTTTCCAAAATGCGGATCAGCTCTCAGTTCCGGCAGAAGAAGGACCTCCACATGGCAGTCGCGAAGCGGCACACCTCGCACACCGACACCCGACGACTCCACCCCCGCAACGGACAGCGATGAGCGCCACGACCACACCCGCACGCCTGCCGGTCACCGTCCTGTCCGGATTCCTCGGCGCCGGCAAGACCACCCTGCTCAACCACGTGCTCGCCAACCGCGACGGACTGCGCGTCGCGGTCATCGTCAACGACATGAGCGAGATCAACATCGACGGAGCCCTGGTACGCGACGGCGGAACCCTGTCGCGCACCGAGGAACGCCTCATCGAGATGACCAACGGCTGCATCTGCTGCACACTGCGCGACGACCTGCTCGGCGAGGTGGCCGACCTCGCCCGGCAGGGCCGCTTCGACTACCTGCTCATCGAGTCCAGCGGCATCTCCGAACCGCTGCCAGTCGCCGCCACGTTCGCGTTCGGCATCGACGAGCACGACCGGGTGCTGGCCGACATCGCCCGGCTCGACACCATGGTCACCGTCGTCGACGCACCGCACCTCATCGCGCAGATCAACGCCGGGGAGACCCTCGAGGGGCGCGGCCTGGCGGCCTTCGAGGACGACGATCGTACGATCGCGGATCTGCTCGTCGATCAGCTGGAATTCGCCGACGTCGTCGTGATCAACAAGACCGACCTGGTCACCGCCGGTGAACTCGCCCAAGTGCAGGCACTGGTGACCCGACTCAACCCGCGCGCCCGGCAGATCCGCTCGACGTTCGGCCGGGTCTCCCCCACCGACCTGCTCGACACCGGCAGCTTCGACATGGACGCCGCCGAGACGGCACCCGGCTGGGTCGCCGAACTCAACGGCGAACACATCCCCGAAACCATCGAGTACGGCATCGACAGCCTGCTGTTCCGCGCCCCCGAGCCCTTTCATCCGCAGCGACTGTGGGATTTCCTCGATCACGCGGTCACCGGGTACGGCGTACTGCGCTCCAAGGGTTTCCTCTGGCTCGCCACCCGTCCCGGCATGATCGGGTTGTGGTCGCAGGCGGGTCCCCACGGCCGCTGCGACCCCGCCGGCGTGCCGGTCGCCGTGTCCGGTGAATGGCCCGCCGACGAGGACGAACGCGCCGACCTGGAGCAGCACTGGCATCCGACCTTCGGCGACCGTCGGCAGGAACTGGTCTTCATCGGCGTCCGACTGCCCACCGACGAGCTGCACGAAGGCCTGCTCGGCTGCCTGCTGACCGCCGAGG of the Actinoplanes sichuanensis genome contains:
- a CDS encoding GTP-binding protein produces the protein MSATTTPARLPVTVLSGFLGAGKTTLLNHVLANRDGLRVAVIVNDMSEINIDGALVRDGGTLSRTEERLIEMTNGCICCTLRDDLLGEVADLARQGRFDYLLIESSGISEPLPVAATFAFGIDEHDRVLADIARLDTMVTVVDAPHLIAQINAGETLEGRGLAAFEDDDRTIADLLVDQLEFADVVVINKTDLVTAGELAQVQALVTRLNPRARQIRSTFGRVSPTDLLDTGSFDMDAAETAPGWVAELNGEHIPETIEYGIDSLLFRAPEPFHPQRLWDFLDHAVTGYGVLRSKGFLWLATRPGMIGLWSQAGPHGRCDPAGVPVAVSGEWPADEDERADLEQHWHPTFGDRRQELVFIGVRLPTDELHEGLLGCLLTAEELAAGEDVWRTWPDPFPAWSLDEVQPHVHQH